The Gammaproteobacteria bacterium DNA window TGCCGGTGATGACCGCAGAGGGTGGTGTACTGCCGCTGAGTGAGTTGTTATCGCTTGAGCGCACGGCCGGGCCAGACAAAATTCGCCGCTTGGATCGGCGGCGCACCGTGACACTGCAAATTACCCCACCCGAAGGGGTCTCTCTGGAGCATGCCGTGACCATACTCAAGGAGCAGGTCGAACCCGAGTTACGCATGTTACTGCCCGAGGATGGTGAAATTCGTTATGGCGGCAGTGCTGATAAACTCGATATAGCACTGGCCAACATGGCGGCAACCTTTGCACTGGCAGTGATTATTCTCTACCTCCTGATATCGGCACTGTTTCGCTCTTTCAAAGATAGCCTGCTGGTGTTAATGGCACTGCCGCTGGCCACCGTGGGTGGGATTGCGGCACTCAACCTGATGCCACTTTTTGGGGTGCTACAACCGATGGATCTTTTGACCATGATCGGCTTTATCATCCTGCTTGGTTTGGTGGTGAATAATGCCATCTTACTGGTTCATCAGACCCGCGTAGCAGAGCGGGAGGGCACTGCTCGGCGTGATGCAGTGGAGCAAGCTGTTCGTATGCGCCTGCGTCCCATTCTTATGAGCACACTCACCAGTATTTTTGGTATGTTGCCGCTGCTGTTGATGCCGGGAGCGGGCACCGAGTTGTATCGTGGCATGGCAGCGGTGATTGTTGGTGGTATGCTGGTCAGCACCTTTTTCACCCTGATTTTGCTACCCAGCTTATTACGCTTGGGTGAGGCGAAGCGAGCTCAGCAGCTTTGATGGAATGGGTATGTATATAATTCGCAGTAATTACAGTAACAACGCCATCGCCTTAGTGCAGTGGGCACACCAGCAAGGGCTACAAGATGTGGTGGTTTGTTATGTGGATACCGGCTGGGCAGCCGAAGGGTGGCTTGATTATGTGGCGCAGTGTGAGCGCTATGTCGAAGAGCTTGGCTTTAGGGTTAAACACCTTAAATCACGGCTCCCTTTTGATGAGCTGATGAGTGTTAAAAATGGATTTCCAACAGCACGTTTTCAGTGGTGCAGCCTGCACCTCAAAGGGATTCCGTTACTACAGTGGCTGGAAGAGGAAGACCCCGAAGAGCAAGCCACTATCCTGATTGGCAAGCGCCGTACAGAACATGAAAATGTACCTGAATTCATCGACTGCTGCGAATTTCATGGAGAGCGTAAAGTCTGGCACCCACTGCTTAACCACTCAGATAGTGAGCGTAACGCATTAATTGCACAGACCGGTTTTGAACCACTCTCCACACTGAGCGGAGAGTGCTCCCCCTGCATCAACAGCCGCGTGCCGGATCTATCAAACCTCTCTAAAAGTGACATAGCCAAAGTCGAAGAGCTGGAAGAAGATCTCGACGCCCTTCTGTTCAACCCAGAACAGTGTGCGGGCAACAGGGGTATTGTCAATGTAGTCTCTTGGGCAAAACAGGCGGATAAAGCGGCGCTTGATGCTAAATTTGGGTGCAGTTTTTCATTTGGGTGTGGTGTTTAAGGCGGCCTTGATTAAGTCGGGCTGCAAACGGCTTCTAGTAGTGGGGCGGGGGACTCTCTTCGCTCTGCGCTGCGATATTGGATGATGCTAGGTTTTTTAGCATGTGACGTAAAGTCTGAGTTTCACGCAACAGTGCGCTGATGGTCTGTGACTGTTCGGCAACAATATCATTGAGTTCATGTAGTAGGTCGTCTTGGAATGCCTGCTTGGTTTCTAACTCAATAATGCGGGCCTCTACCTCTAATGCACTCTCTTGGACCATTATTCTTCCCCCTTGCGCGTTATGCGCCAGCAGTTATGAATTTTTTGGTTGCGTTTGAAGTCCTCAGGAATGGTTTGTGCGCTCATGTCGATAATCTCCAGTGCGGGGAGTGCGTCATGGTCCATTTTGAACTTTCGATTGTTGTTTGAGAATATCAGGGTGCCGCCATCACTCAATAGTTGACTTACTTCATCGATCAGTGCCACGTGGTCGCGTAGTACATCGAAGGTCTGCTCCATGCGTTTCGAGTTGGAAAATGAGGGGGGATCGAGGAATATTAGATCATATTGGCCGCCCTGCTTGAACTCTTGCTTGATCCACTCAAGGCAGTCTGCTTTGAGCAGATTGTGCTCTGCTCCTGTGAAGCCATTCAGTTCCATATTGCGTTGTGCCCATGCGATGTAGGTGTTAGACATGTCAATGGTGCGTGTTTCGCTGGCTCCGCCCGCTGCGGCATACAGGGTGGCGACACCGGTATAGGCAAACAAGTTAAGAAAACGCTTTCCTCTGCTCATCTCACCGATCATGCGGCGGGTGAGTCGGTGGTCTAGAAAAAGCCCGCTATCCAGGTAGTCGCTCAGGTTGACCAGGCATTTAATCGGCCCTTCGGTGACCGTATGGAACTGCTCTTTTTGGTCATAGCGTTCATATTGGCTACTCCCTTTCTGTTTGCGGCGCTGCTTGAGAAAGAGCTGAGAATTGCTGATGTCGAGAACCTCTTTAATACTGTGCAGTGCATCTCGCAGGCGTTGTGCAGCTTTGGCCGGATCGATGGAGGCGGGTGCCTGATACTCCTGAACATTGACCCAGAGTCTATCGCCCTGGTAGAGGTCGATGGCCAGTGCGTACTCAGGCAGGTCGGCATCGTAGAGCCGGTAGCAGCTAATCTCTTCACGGCGAAGCCAGTTGGCCAAGCGGCGGCGGTTTTTATTTAATCGATTGGCCAACATCGGTGCGCCTTCACTTTTACCGTCCAACGCTTTACTCAGCTCGCTCTTTCTTGCGCCATAGCAGAGCAAAACACACTGCAAGGTGCCGTTAAACAGCGTCTCTTTTGTCTCGGGGTAGAGCCCGGTATAGCTGGCCATTTTGGGCAGGCCGGTAAAGATGGCGCTGCGCCAGTCAGAGAAAGCTTTGTTGAGTGTGCTGCCCAGCTGGCGATAGAGCTGGGAAAGGTCTTTATTACCACCCAGCCGTTCGCCATAAGGGGGGTTGGTGACGACCAGGCCAGGTGGGAGGTCTGCGGGCACTGCTTGGGTGATGTCTGCTCCAGTGACGTTGATCTGCTGCTGTAGCCCGGCACGCTCAATATTAGCTCGTGCAATACTGATCATTTTTCCATCAATATCGAAGCCTTGAATGGCGGGCAGTGTGGCAAGGCCCAGCTCACGGCGTTGCTCCGCCTCTGCAAGTAGTGAGGCCCACAGGATCGGGTCGTGCTGTTTCCAGAATGTGAAGCCAAAGTGGCTGCGTAGCAAGCCGGGTGCAATATCAGCAGCCATCATGGCGCCCTCTATTAAGAGTGTGGCGGAACCGCACATCGGGTCAACCAGTGAGCCACCTTCTGCTGCAATGGCGGGCCAACCGGCCAGCAGTAGGATGGCTGCCGCCAAGTTCTCCTTGAGGGGTGCGCCGCCACCTTCTAATCGGTAACCACGACGATGTAAGCTGTCACCGGAGAGGTCGATACTGAGGCGACAGATATTTTTTGCCAGATAACAGTTGATGCGTAGGTCGGGGTATTCGGTATCGACTGAGGGGCGTAAGTCATACTTGTCGCGGAATTGATCGACCACGGCATCTTTTACTTTGAGTGCCGCATAGTGGCTATGGTTGATCTTGGAGCGGCTAATGTTGAAGTCGACTGCCAGGGTGCCTTCGGGTGACATCTGCTTAGACCAGTCGGTTCGCTGTATCCCCTCGTAGAGTGCTTCGGGTGTTTTGGCTTCGAAGCTGGGGAGCGAGAGCAGAACACGGTTGGCAACGCGAGACCAGAGGCAGAGTTTGTATGCGGTCTCGAGGGTGCCTGTGAATTCAACACCTGCCCGCACCGGATTCATATGAAAGCCACCAAGCTGCTTGATCTCATCGGCGAGCAGTTGCTCCATCCCTTTGGGTGTGGATGCAAACAGTTTCAGTGCTTCTGGCATAGTGGTTGTCCGGTCAAAAGGGAGGATTTTAACATGCAAACATTCCACCTACAGCCCTAATCCTCGGATAGAAGTGTAAGATGTTGGTTTCACAGTGAAATAAAAAATATAAGCCGCACCCGTTGGCACGGCTATTTTTTGTTTTTCTGTGGGATCAAGCGCTTAAGCTTAATGCGCAGTGTGATTTGGTAATGTCCTGTTTTGTTCGCAAGGGGTGAAATTAGCGTGCTCCATCGTACTTTTATCGGAACAACGGTATCAATTCTGCCAACTATTTTTATGGTTCTTTATAACGGTTGACAACAATAATCCCGGCTATATAATACGCAGCAAATCAGGCGGGAATAGCTCAGTTGGTAGAGCACGACCTTGCCAAGGTCGGGGTCGCGAGTTCGAATCTCGTTTCCCGCTCCATTTTTTATCTTTAAGTCACCACGATAGTATTACGGACTTAAAGCACTACTTAAATATATTATACGGCTGGGTAGCAAAGTGGTTATGCTGCGGATTGCAAATCCGCCGACGGCGGTTCGATTCCGCCCTCAGCCTCCATTTTATCTCCTTTATGGATGATCTTACTGATCAATACCCCTCTGCCCGGGTGGCGAAATTGGTAGACGCAAGGGACTTAAAATCCCTCGGTGGCAACACCGTGCCGGTTCGATTCCGGCCCCGGGCACCACTTTTCAGTTACTTTAAAGTCGGTTGATTTCACTTAAGCCGTTCAAAGTGATGAGTTGCGACCCTCTGTTATTATTCAATAACAGATCTCTCGATAATCTTCTCCACAATCTCCGGGATCAATGCAAGGCGATCTGTAAGGGTGTATTATTGCATCTTCCGGTCACTGCCTCGCCTCTCTACGCGCCGTATTGCCCTTCACTGAGGCTGTTGAAGGTGCGTTTTTCTCTGTCTGGATTTGCAAGCAGATTATTCACAGGATTTATTTGATGTCAGAACATATACAGTTAGATGCCACGCTTCCTGATGCATTGGCAGGTCGGCGCCTTGATCAGGCGCTTGCAGAGGTTTTTCCGGACTATTCACGTTCGCGCCTTAAGCAGTGGCTGGAGGCGGGGAATATCTTGGTCGATGGCCAAAAGCACCGCCCTAAGGATAAGATATGGGGCGGGGAGAAGGTGGTGCTGGATGTGGTGCTGGAACCCCAGCGTGAGTATGTGGCGCAGGCGATTCCGCTCGATATTGTTTATGAAGATGAGCAGCTGCTGGTTATTAATAAGCCTTCGGGGCTGGTTGTTCATCCTGGTAGCGGTAACCCTGATGGGACGATGTTGAATGCGTTGCTTCATCATGCGCCCGAGCTGGAGAATATCCCCCGTGCCGGTATTGTTCACCGCCTGGATAAAGAGACAACGGGACTGCTGGTAGTGGCCAAAACATTGCCTGCGCAAACGGCATTGGTTGAACAGCTACAGGAGCGCGCCTTCGAGCGTGAATATGATGCCATTTCGGTGGGTAAAATGACGGCAGGTGGGCGTATTGAGGCGCCTATTGGTCGCCATCCTGTGGATCGGGTCCGTATGGCGGTGATTAGTAGTGGAAAAGATGCGGTGACCCACTATCGTGTGGCTGAGCGTTTTCGGGGTCATGTCCACATCAAGGTGAAACTTGAGACCGGGCGCACACATCAAATTCGGGTACATATGTCCCATCGTCAATATCCGCTGGTAGGGGACCCGGTTTACGGTGGCCGGTTACGTTTCCCTCGGGGTTGCAGTGATGATCTGCGTCAAGTATTGCGTGCATTTAAGCGCCAGGCACTGCATGCGAGTAGGCTGGGGTTGGTACACCCCGAAACAGGCGAGCATATTGAGTGGCACGCAAAACTGCCGGATGATATTGAGCAGTTGATGGCCGCTTTGCGACTGGATGCAAAGGGAGCGTAATGGTATGGGGTTGGCCTCCTCTTTTATTATCCCCGACTGGCCAGCACCTGAATGTGTGCGGGCCGTTAGCACGACTCGACAGGGGGGTGGCAGCCAGCCACCCTATGCAACCTTCAACTTAGCCACGCATGTAGGAGATGATCCGCAGCAGGTGGTTGAAAATCGTGATCACTTACAAAAGCAACTCAATTTCCCATCCTCACCAGCCTGGATGAGGCAGGTGCACGGTATCGATATTCACACCTTGGCTGATCCGCCGCTGGCTTCGCTTCAAGGGGATGGGGCTGTTAGCTTTAAGGCGGGTTTGGTGTGTGCGGTAATGACCGCAGATTGCCTTCCTGTGCTGCTTTGTGACCGTTCGGGGCAAGTGGTTGCTGCCATTCATGCCGGATGGCGGGGGCTTTGCTCGGGGGTTATTGAGCGCTGTATTCAGCAGATGCAGCGACCGGGTGATCAGCTATTAGCGTGGCTCGGCCCGGCGATTGGCCCGGATGCTTTTCAGGTGGGAGCTGAAGTGCTTGATCGCTTTGTAGCCCATGACCAGGCAGCGGTGAAGGCTTTTGTGCGCCAGGATGAAAGCCACTGGTTGGCTGACATCTATCAGCTTGCCCGGCTGCGGTTGTTGTCTCAGGGGGTTACGGCTATTTACGGCGGTCAGTACTGTACATTTCAGCAAAATGATCTATTTTTCTCCTATCGCCGAGAGGGTGAGACAGGGCGTATGGCCAGTTTGATCTGGTTGCAGTGAGTTTATTGCTGGATATTCCCTGACACTCTTCGACCTTTCGCGTATCATTCGGCTCTCAAAAAAATCTCTTCTAGGCTGCTATGACCCTGCTATACATCATTCTTTTTTGTCTGTTAGGCGGCTTGCTGAGTGTGGCGGCTGCGGCCACCTTTTTGCTGATAAACGAAAAAATCCGTATCCGTATTTTGCCCCATTTAGTCAGTTTTGCGATTGGTTCGCTGCTGGGTGCGGCATTTTTAGGTTTGCTTCCCCATGCGTTGGAGTCTGCCCATGTGACAGATGTTCACGATATAACGCTGGCGGTATTGGTGGGTTTATTAAGTTTCTTTATTTTGGAGAAAATGGTGTTGTGGCGGCACTGCCACTCTCACGAATGTGAAGTGCATGGGGATGCTGAGCACAGCACAGAGCACGCAGCCCCTGCGGCAACATTGGTGATTGTGGGTGACTCTATCCATAATTTTGTGGATGGTGTACTGATTGCGGCGGCATTTTTAACGGATATTAAATTGGGTATTGTGACTGCGTTAGCGGTCGCGGCGCATGAGATTCCACAAGAAGTTGGGGATTTTGTGATACTGCTTAATAGCGGCTATAGCCGTTCAAAAGCGCTGTTATTTAACATGCTGACCACGCTGGGCACCGTGGCGGGTGGCGTGCTGGCTTACTTTACACTACAGCAAATAGAGCCGCTTATTCCCTATGTATTGGCGGTTGCGGCATCCAGTTTTATCTATATTGCAGTGGCTGATCTGATTCCTAGCTTGCACAAGCGAACCCATTTAAGTGCCACTTTTCAGCAGGTGGCGCTCATTGTTTCTGGGGTACTCTTGATCTATTTTGCCCACACCCTGTTGCACTGACCGTTCTTTGGATTACTTCCGGTAGAATATGAGATCCCATACACCATGTCCCAAACGGTGCCCGCGCTGTTCAAAGTGGGTAAGGGGGCGGTAATCGGGGCGTGGTGCAAACTGATTATCTTCTTGGCTGTTTTCAAAATCCGGGTGTTTGTTTAGCTGCGCCATCATCTGCTTGGCGTAGTTTTCCCAGTCGGTTGCCATGTGAATGGTGCCACTTTTTTTCAGTTTTTTGGCGAGCAGATCCAGCAGTGGTGGCTGTACAATACGCCTCTTATGGTGGCGATTTTTTTGCCACGGATCAGGGAAAAAGAGTTGAAACTGATCCAGGCTGTTATCGGGGATCTGCTGCTGTAATACCTCCATGGCATCGTGATAACAGAGCCGAATATTGGTGATCTCCTGAGTTTCAATTTGTAATAACAGGTTTCCGATGCCGGGTCGGTGTACTTCAATGCCAATAAAGTCACTCTCCGGCTGGCTTTTTGCCATTGCAGCCAGTGAGCTGCCATTGCCAAAGCCCACTTCAAGTACGCGCCGTGCCTGACGCTTGAAAAGTGTCTCAAGATCAAGCAGCTGCTCGCTATACTCGACGCCATACACGGGCCAAATTTCATCCAATGCACGCAGCTGGCCTTTGGTTAGCCTGCCTTGGCGGCGCACAAAGCTGCGAACCTTGCGAAGGTGTTTGAGGGTACTCATGGGAGTGTCTCGATATAAAAAAACGGGCTGCCGGGCGAGAGTGCCCAGCACCTGAGTATCTGCTCTGCTTTAGAAAAAGGCACCATCAATCGGTGAGGAGGCACTGGCATACTGTTTGCGGGGCATACGGCCCGCCAGGAATCCTTCGCGCCCCGCCTCTATCGCTTTTTTCATGGCGGAGGCCATCAGTACGGGCTTTTTTGCACACGCAATGGCGCTGTTCATCAATACACCATCACAGCCCAGCTCCATGGCAAAGGTGGCATCGGAGGGAGTGCCAACACCGGCATCAACCAGGATGGGTACGGTTGCATTTTCGATGATTAGTTTGATGTTATAAGGGTTGCAGACCCCCAGTCCGGAGCCGATAAGTCCTGCCAGTGGCATCACCGCAACACACCCCATCTCTTCAAGACGCTTGGCGATAATGGGATCATCATTGGTGTAAACCATCACCTCAAAACCATCGTTTATTAAAACTTCGGCGGCCACCAGTGTCTCGGTTATGTTGGGATATAGGGTTTTTTCATCACCTAATACTTCAAGTTTCACCAAGTTGTGGCCATCGAGCAGCTCGCGCCCCAAGCGACAAGTGCGAATGGCATCATCAGCGGTATAGCAACCTGCGGTATTGGGTAAAATGGTGTATTGGCTAGGGGGAACAACATCCAGCAGGTTAGGCTCCCCAGGGTTTTGACCAATATTGGTGCGGCGAATGGCGACGGTAATAATTTCAGCGCCACTGGCTTCCGTTGCCTGGCGAGTCTCTTCGAGGTCTTGATATTTCCCACTGCCAACCAGCAGGCGGGAGCGATACTCTTTTCCGGCAATAATAAGGGGGGTATCTACCGTATGTGACATCTGATTAACCTAATGTTTGTTGATGATGGATAGCGCCTGATTATATCACTGTGGCAGCTGACTGTGCGACTTTTACAGGGAACCCTAATCCCCGGATAGAGATACCTATTGTGTTCCTATCCGGGAGTGAGGGCTGGGGCATCGGAGTTTTCGATGATGCCACCACCAAGGCACTCTTCACCCTGGTAGAGAACAATGGACTGTCCCGGGGTGACGGCACGTTGCGGCTCATCGAACTCAACGGTCATGCGCCCCTCTTTCAGTGAAATGATGGTGCATGCTTGATCGGGCTGGCGATAGCGGGTTTTTGCATAGCAGCGCAGCGGTATGCTCGGTGTGATACCGGTGCACCAGTGCAGCTGGTTTGCTTCAAGTCGACGGCTGAAGAGCCACGGATGATCGTGGCCCTGGGCAACGATGAGGCTATTATTTTCCATATCTTTACCCACCACAAACCACGGCTCACCACTGTTGTCATGAGATCCACCGATGCCTAATCCTTGTCGTTGGCCTAGGGTGTAGTACATCAACCCTTGGTGCTCTCCCATCGAAACACCTTCGGGAGTGAGCATTTCACCGGGCTGGGCGGGTAAATAACGACTGAGGAACTCACGAAAATTGCGCTCACCAATAAAGCAGATGCCGGTGCTATCTTTTTTGCGGGCGTTGATGAAACGGTGTTTTTCAGCAATACGACGTACTTCTGGCTTATCAATATCATTGAGTGGAAAGAGGGTGCGTGAGAGAGCCTCTTGCCCCAGTGTATACAGAAAATAGGTTTGATCTTTGTTCTTATCAAAGGCTTTCATGAGACGAAAGTAGCCGTCACGCTCTTCAATGCCGGCGTAATGGCCTGTTGCAATGTAGTCGGCTCCCAGTTCGAGGGCGTGCTGCAAGAAGAGTTTGAATTTAATCTCTTTGTTACACATTACATCGGGGTTGGGGGTTCGACCGGCACGGTACTCTTCAAGAAAATAACTAAACACCTTATCCCAGTACTCTTTTACAAAGTTGCGTGGAAAGAGGGGGATATCAAGTTGTTGGCAAATCTTTTTGACATCAATTAAATCTTGCGCGGAGTCACAATAGTCACCCTCATCGTCTTGATCCCAATTTTTCATAAACAACCCCTGAACGCTGTAGCCTTGTTG harbors:
- a CDS encoding phosphoadenosine phosphosulfate reductase, whose translation is MYIIRSNYSNNAIALVQWAHQQGLQDVVVCYVDTGWAAEGWLDYVAQCERYVEELGFRVKHLKSRLPFDELMSVKNGFPTARFQWCSLHLKGIPLLQWLEEEDPEEQATILIGKRRTEHENVPEFIDCCEFHGERKVWHPLLNHSDSERNALIAQTGFEPLSTLSGECSPCINSRVPDLSNLSKSDIAKVEELEEDLDALLFNPEQCAGNRGIVNVVSWAKQADKAALDAKFGCSFSFGCGV
- a CDS encoding SlyX family protein; this translates as MVQESALEVEARIIELETKQAFQDDLLHELNDIVAEQSQTISALLRETQTLRHMLKNLASSNIAAQSEESPPPHY
- the rlmKL gene encoding bifunctional 23S rRNA (guanine(2069)-N(7))-methyltransferase RlmK/23S rRNA (guanine(2445)-N(2))-methyltransferase RlmL — translated: MPEALKLFASTPKGMEQLLADEIKQLGGFHMNPVRAGVEFTGTLETAYKLCLWSRVANRVLLSLPSFEAKTPEALYEGIQRTDWSKQMSPEGTLAVDFNISRSKINHSHYAALKVKDAVVDQFRDKYDLRPSVDTEYPDLRINCYLAKNICRLSIDLSGDSLHRRGYRLEGGGAPLKENLAAAILLLAGWPAIAAEGGSLVDPMCGSATLLIEGAMMAADIAPGLLRSHFGFTFWKQHDPILWASLLAEAEQRRELGLATLPAIQGFDIDGKMISIARANIERAGLQQQINVTGADITQAVPADLPPGLVVTNPPYGERLGGNKDLSQLYRQLGSTLNKAFSDWRSAIFTGLPKMASYTGLYPETKETLFNGTLQCVLLCYGARKSELSKALDGKSEGAPMLANRLNKNRRRLANWLRREEISCYRLYDADLPEYALAIDLYQGDRLWVNVQEYQAPASIDPAKAAQRLRDALHSIKEVLDISNSQLFLKQRRKQKGSSQYERYDQKEQFHTVTEGPIKCLVNLSDYLDSGLFLDHRLTRRMIGEMSRGKRFLNLFAYTGVATLYAAAGGASETRTIDMSNTYIAWAQRNMELNGFTGAEHNLLKADCLEWIKQEFKQGGQYDLIFLDPPSFSNSKRMEQTFDVLRDHVALIDEVSQLLSDGGTLIFSNNNRKFKMDHDALPALEIIDMSAQTIPEDFKRNQKIHNCWRITRKGEE
- the rluD gene encoding 23S rRNA pseudouridine(1911/1915/1917) synthase RluD, translated to MSEHIQLDATLPDALAGRRLDQALAEVFPDYSRSRLKQWLEAGNILVDGQKHRPKDKIWGGEKVVLDVVLEPQREYVAQAIPLDIVYEDEQLLVINKPSGLVVHPGSGNPDGTMLNALLHHAPELENIPRAGIVHRLDKETTGLLVVAKTLPAQTALVEQLQERAFEREYDAISVGKMTAGGRIEAPIGRHPVDRVRMAVISSGKDAVTHYRVAERFRGHVHIKVKLETGRTHQIRVHMSHRQYPLVGDPVYGGRLRFPRGCSDDLRQVLRAFKRQALHASRLGLVHPETGEHIEWHAKLPDDIEQLMAALRLDAKGA
- the pgeF gene encoding peptidoglycan editing factor PgeF gives rise to the protein MGLASSFIIPDWPAPECVRAVSTTRQGGGSQPPYATFNLATHVGDDPQQVVENRDHLQKQLNFPSSPAWMRQVHGIDIHTLADPPLASLQGDGAVSFKAGLVCAVMTADCLPVLLCDRSGQVVAAIHAGWRGLCSGVIERCIQQMQRPGDQLLAWLGPAIGPDAFQVGAEVLDRFVAHDQAAVKAFVRQDESHWLADIYQLARLRLLSQGVTAIYGGQYCTFQQNDLFFSYRREGETGRMASLIWLQ
- a CDS encoding ZIP family metal transporter, with protein sequence MTLLYIILFCLLGGLLSVAAAATFLLINEKIRIRILPHLVSFAIGSLLGAAFLGLLPHALESAHVTDVHDITLAVLVGLLSFFILEKMVLWRHCHSHECEVHGDAEHSTEHAAPAATLVIVGDSIHNFVDGVLIAAAFLTDIKLGIVTALAVAAHEIPQEVGDFVILLNSGYSRSKALLFNMLTTLGTVAGGVLAYFTLQQIEPLIPYVLAVAASSFIYIAVADLIPSLHKRTHLSATFQQVALIVSGVLLIYFAHTLLH
- the trmB gene encoding tRNA (guanosine(46)-N7)-methyltransferase TrmB; the protein is MSTLKHLRKVRSFVRRQGRLTKGQLRALDEIWPVYGVEYSEQLLDLETLFKRQARRVLEVGFGNGSSLAAMAKSQPESDFIGIEVHRPGIGNLLLQIETQEITNIRLCYHDAMEVLQQQIPDNSLDQFQLFFPDPWQKNRHHKRRIVQPPLLDLLAKKLKKSGTIHMATDWENYAKQMMAQLNKHPDFENSQEDNQFAPRPDYRPLTHFEQRGHRLGHGVWDLIFYRK
- a CDS encoding thiazole synthase, yielding MSHTVDTPLIIAGKEYRSRLLVGSGKYQDLEETRQATEASGAEIITVAIRRTNIGQNPGEPNLLDVVPPSQYTILPNTAGCYTADDAIRTCRLGRELLDGHNLVKLEVLGDEKTLYPNITETLVAAEVLINDGFEVMVYTNDDPIIAKRLEEMGCVAVMPLAGLIGSGLGVCNPYNIKLIIENATVPILVDAGVGTPSDATFAMELGCDGVLMNSAIACAKKPVLMASAMKKAIEAGREGFLAGRMPRKQYASASSPIDGAFF
- the mnmA gene encoding tRNA 2-thiouridine(34) synthase MnmA, with amino-acid sequence MNEHNNNQQRVIIGLSGGVDSSVSALLLQQQGYSVQGLFMKNWDQDDEGDYCDSAQDLIDVKKICQQLDIPLFPRNFVKEYWDKVFSYFLEEYRAGRTPNPDVMCNKEIKFKLFLQHALELGADYIATGHYAGIEERDGYFRLMKAFDKNKDQTYFLYTLGQEALSRTLFPLNDIDKPEVRRIAEKHRFINARKKDSTGICFIGERNFREFLSRYLPAQPGEMLTPEGVSMGEHQGLMYYTLGQRQGLGIGGSHDNSGEPWFVVGKDMENNSLIVAQGHDHPWLFSRRLEANQLHWCTGITPSIPLRCYAKTRYRQPDQACTIISLKEGRMTVEFDEPQRAVTPGQSIVLYQGEECLGGGIIENSDAPALTPG